In the Maridesulfovibrio zosterae DSM 11974 genome, one interval contains:
- a CDS encoding response regulator: protein MHSTEVRILIVERNPRMRDFLRREFSRRNFILEDAGNVGELFSKLDSDIPVHLVVLSVNAPEGLDGELLQQLVTNYPHIPVILHSYLEELSDEPFLRKVAAMVEKSGNPENLTRMVSVVLSRYYPDLISDEPEKDDV from the coding sequence ATGCATAGCACTGAAGTCAGAATTCTCATCGTGGAGCGCAACCCTCGTATGCGTGATTTTTTGCGGCGTGAATTTTCAAGGCGCAATTTCATCTTAGAGGATGCCGGTAATGTGGGGGAGCTGTTTTCGAAACTGGACTCAGATATTCCAGTTCATCTTGTTGTTCTGTCTGTGAATGCTCCTGAAGGGCTGGATGGAGAGTTGCTGCAGCAGCTTGTTACAAATTATCCGCATATTCCGGTTATCCTGCACAGCTATCTTGAGGAGCTGTCTGATGAGCCGTTTCTCCGCAAAGTTGCCGCAATGGTCGAGAAAAGCGGTAATCCGGAAAATCTCACCCGTATGGTCTCGGTTGTACTGAGCCGCTATTATCCTGATTTAATTTCAGACGAGCCGGAGAAAGATGATGTCTAA
- a CDS encoding response regulator, which translates to MLATILLIDDEHGFIDTMSKRLSKRGLTVYTAYNGQEGLESLAKYGAIDVVVLDVKMPGINGIDVLKIIKTEHPLVEVIMLTGHATVESAIEGMKNGAYDYMLKPCEMEELRAKIKEAYLKKQSQETKIYEARARHIELRRGD; encoded by the coding sequence ATGCTGGCTACTATTCTTCTTATTGATGACGAACATGGATTTATCGACACCATGTCAAAGCGGCTCAGTAAGCGCGGGCTTACAGTCTACACGGCCTATAACGGGCAGGAGGGACTTGAATCCCTTGCAAAGTATGGTGCCATCGATGTTGTTGTTCTGGACGTTAAAATGCCCGGTATTAACGGGATTGATGTTCTTAAAATCATCAAGACAGAACATCCGCTTGTAGAGGTCATCATGCTTACCGGTCATGCCACTGTGGAAAGTGCCATTGAAGGCATGAAGAACGGTGCCTACGATTACATGCTTAAACCATGTGAAATGGAAGAACTTCGCGCGAAAATCAAAGAGGCCTACCTGAAGAAACAGTCTCAGGAAACAAAGATCTATGAGGCAAGGGCAAGGCATATTGAACTGCGCAGGGGTGATTAA
- a CDS encoding sulfite exporter TauE/SafE family protein: MKFARNFYAALKEAAQAHARWDLEVSTSIIQDKRKVWIIAILTALGLMVSIAFADDLNLPAMLGGKKAYTPAFYTTGIFLASIAIGLCAGLITGCIGAGGGFIITPALMSAGIKGILAVGTDLFHIFAKAIMGTAVHKKLGNVSVGLAIAFLVGSGAGVLGGGVLNRLIYEANPVASDAFISVIYVFLLGFLGIYAMADFLRLRKAGGGGSAHGGGAESGGGLPAKLQAANIPPMISFDEDLIPGGKKISGLFVALCGVIVGFMAAIMGVGGGFLTFPMFVYVLGVSSFTTVGTDILQIIFTAGFAAISQYAIYGFIFYTLAMGMLLGSLLGIQVGALVTKLVPGLYIRGFYALAILAGFVNRLFAMPGKLNDMKYISINQDLALLLANIGNWLFFLTIGIFAVWVIGTFLSKTKELREG, from the coding sequence ATGAAATTCGCACGTAATTTTTATGCAGCTTTGAAGGAGGCGGCACAGGCCCATGCAAGATGGGATCTGGAGGTCTCCACCAGTATCATTCAGGACAAACGTAAAGTGTGGATTATTGCCATACTTACCGCACTGGGGCTGATGGTCTCCATCGCATTTGCGGATGATCTTAACCTGCCGGCAATGCTGGGTGGTAAAAAAGCATACACTCCGGCTTTTTATACAACCGGAATTTTTCTGGCTTCCATAGCCATCGGGCTGTGTGCCGGGCTGATTACCGGATGTATCGGGGCAGGTGGCGGTTTTATTATTACCCCTGCATTGATGTCGGCAGGTATCAAGGGTATTCTTGCTGTCGGTACCGATCTTTTCCATATTTTCGCCAAGGCTATCATGGGAACTGCTGTTCACAAGAAACTTGGTAATGTCTCAGTTGGGCTGGCAATTGCCTTTCTGGTCGGTTCAGGGGCAGGTGTTCTAGGCGGCGGGGTTTTAAACCGGCTGATTTATGAGGCCAATCCTGTTGCATCTGACGCATTTATCTCAGTTATCTATGTATTTCTGCTGGGCTTTCTGGGTATATATGCAATGGCTGATTTTCTGCGGTTGCGTAAAGCCGGAGGCGGCGGTAGTGCCCACGGCGGCGGAGCTGAAAGCGGCGGTGGACTTCCTGCCAAGCTACAGGCCGCAAATATTCCACCCATGATTTCATTTGACGAAGATCTTATTCCCGGCGGTAAGAAAATATCCGGTCTGTTTGTTGCCCTCTGCGGTGTCATCGTAGGTTTCATGGCTGCAATTATGGGCGTTGGCGGCGGATTTCTTACCTTCCCTATGTTTGTGTATGTGCTCGGCGTAAGTTCCTTCACAACTGTCGGAACTGATATCCTGCAGATTATTTTCACTGCCGGATTTGCCGCAATAAGCCAGTACGCAATCTACGGATTTATTTTCTATACTCTGGCAATGGGCATGCTGCTCGGTTCTCTGCTGGGCATTCAGGTAGGAGCTCTTGTAACTAAGCTGGTCCCCGGTCTATACATCCGCGGTTTTTATGCACTGGCTATTCTGGCAGGTTTTGTAAACAGGCTTTTTGCCATGCCCGGAAAGCTCAATGACATGAAGTATATATCCATAAATCAGGATCTGGCCTTACTGCTGGCTAATATCGGCAACTGGTTATTCTTCCTGACTATCGGTATCTTTGCCGTGTGGGTAATCGGGACATTCCTGAGCAAAACCAAGGAACTTAGGGAGGGCTAG
- a CDS encoding sensor histidine kinase, with protein sequence MSNKYYHGLTKSMMFTIILVSFTPLLTITFLAGYQYSVAYKSRVVAHLRELVLKHDQSIDYYLKEKTAEIQVLAAVEGIENLKNEARLEALHNSLLRHHRADFVDLGLVNSKGIQVTYVGPFNLRGANYADAQWFKNVQEHQIYISDVFLGLRGVPHFIIAVLIESEGEKWVLRTTLDFIAFNTLVEDIRIGETGLAFIINRKGEFQTTPRKNIINEIPFLKKLAAGKNEFSGLLHRRASISMKINPATGRETIFVISPIKSGNWLMIYQQDVSDAFSDLNQAKNIAAVILLFGGVAIVVMAYLMSRRMARKVELADIEKGIMNEQVIEAGKLASVGELAAGIAHEINNPVAIMVEEAGWIQDLLAEGLYVEDNEREVLRALNQIRSQGIRCKDITHKLLSFAHKIDPTIIRVKLNDLIYEMAELCEQRAKYANVNIETSLADNLPEIAASPSELQQVFLNLINNAIDSMDPKGGELDIATRFESGVVVVSISDTGCGIPKSNLSRIFDPFFTTKPVGKGTGLGLSIIYGIISKMKGEISVKSALDKGTVFTIKLPAAEAE encoded by the coding sequence ATGTCTAATAAATATTATCACGGCCTGACCAAGAGTATGATGTTTACGATTATCCTTGTGTCGTTCACTCCGCTGCTTACCATCACTTTTCTGGCCGGTTACCAGTACAGTGTTGCATATAAGAGCCGGGTTGTGGCCCACCTGCGGGAACTGGTCCTCAAACATGATCAGAGCATTGATTACTATCTTAAAGAAAAAACAGCTGAAATTCAGGTGCTGGCCGCTGTTGAAGGCATTGAAAATTTAAAAAATGAAGCCCGTCTGGAGGCTCTGCATAATTCTCTGCTTCGTCACCACAGAGCTGATTTTGTCGATCTCGGGCTGGTGAACAGCAAGGGAATTCAGGTTACTTATGTCGGTCCTTTTAATCTGCGGGGCGCAAACTATGCCGATGCACAGTGGTTCAAGAATGTGCAGGAGCATCAGATATATATCAGTGATGTTTTCCTGGGGCTTCGAGGTGTCCCCCATTTTATCATAGCTGTTCTGATAGAGTCGGAGGGTGAGAAGTGGGTGCTGCGGACCACTCTGGATTTTATTGCTTTCAATACACTGGTGGAAGATATCCGTATCGGTGAAACAGGGCTGGCTTTTATTATCAACCGTAAAGGCGAATTTCAGACCACGCCTCGTAAAAATATTATAAATGAAATCCCTTTTTTGAAAAAACTGGCTGCTGGAAAAAATGAATTTTCCGGTCTGCTGCATCGTCGTGCATCCATCAGCATGAAAATCAATCCTGCGACAGGGCGTGAGACTATTTTCGTGATCAGTCCCATTAAGAGCGGTAACTGGCTGATGATTTATCAGCAGGATGTAAGTGATGCGTTTTCCGATCTTAATCAGGCCAAGAATATTGCGGCTGTGATTCTCCTGTTCGGCGGAGTTGCCATCGTAGTTATGGCTTATCTCATGTCCAGGCGTATGGCCCGTAAAGTAGAGCTGGCTGATATTGAAAAAGGTATAATGAATGAGCAGGTCATTGAGGCCGGCAAGCTTGCTTCTGTAGGGGAACTGGCAGCCGGAATAGCTCACGAGATTAATAATCCGGTAGCGATAATGGTTGAAGAGGCCGGATGGATTCAGGATCTTCTCGCTGAAGGATTATATGTGGAAGATAATGAGCGTGAAGTTCTGCGTGCCCTTAATCAGATCCGCAGTCAGGGAATCCGTTGCAAGGATATCACCCATAAGCTGCTCAGTTTCGCACACAAGATAGATCCCACCATTATACGGGTAAAGCTCAATGATCTTATCTATGAGATGGCTGAATTGTGCGAACAGCGCGCCAAGTACGCCAACGTGAATATTGAAACAAGTTTGGCGGACAATCTACCGGAAATTGCAGCCAGTCCTTCAGAATTACAACAGGTTTTTCTTAATCTTATCAATAATGCCATCGATTCAATGGACCCCAAAGGCGGGGAGCTTGATATTGCAACCCGTTTTGAAAGCGGAGTTGTGGTTGTTTCTATTTCCGATACCGGATGCGGCATTCCGAAATCAAACCTTTCCCGAATCTTTGATCCTTTCTTTACCACCAAACCTGTGGGCAAAGGGACAGGTCTTGGGTTGTCCATAATCTACGGCATCATAAGTAAAATGAAAGGTGAAATAAGTGTGAAATCAGCTCTCGATAAGGGAACTGTATTCACTATTAAACTGCCTGCTGCTGAAGCGGAATGA
- a CDS encoding response regulator, whose product MSNDIIRGLLVDDEKGFTEVLKKRLGKRGLEILTAPGGTEAIQLLRKHDFDVAILDLKMEDMDGIEVLRIFKKMAPDMPVIMLTGHGSEKAAKEGMTQGAFDYLLKPCDLEDLLEKIHQAVNRIS is encoded by the coding sequence ATGAGTAATGATATTATCCGGGGTCTGCTTGTCGATGATGAGAAAGGCTTTACCGAGGTGCTGAAAAAACGGCTGGGAAAACGCGGTTTGGAAATTCTTACTGCTCCCGGTGGAACTGAAGCTATTCAGCTCCTTAGGAAGCATGATTTTGATGTCGCGATTCTGGATCTCAAAATGGAAGATATGGATGGCATTGAGGTGCTCAGGATATTTAAAAAAATGGCCCCGGATATGCCGGTAATCATGCTTACCGGGCATGGGTCCGAAAAAGCCGCCAAAGAGGGCATGACCCAAGGCGCTTTTGATTATCTCCTGAAACCTTGTGATCTTGAAGATTTACTTGAAAAAATTCATCAGGCTGTCAATCGCATCAGCTGA